Proteins from a genomic interval of Trifolium pratense cultivar HEN17-A07 linkage group LG6, ARS_RC_1.1, whole genome shotgun sequence:
- the LOC123893035 gene encoding GDSL esterase/lipase CPRD49-like, with protein MVGPIRPQFVLFGSSIVQLSFLKEGWGAILSHLYSRKADIVLRGYSGWNTRRAVQVLDTIFPKNATEQPSLIIVYFGGNDSILSHPSGLGQHVPLQEYIENMKKIANHLKSLSKKTRLIFLSAPPVNEAQIYGNSCIKKPPRNNESCRIYSEACLELCREMNIKAIDLWSLLQKRDDWRDVCFTDGIHLTSEGSKIVVKEILNVLKEADWEPCLHWKSLPNEFGEDSPYDPLGPDEKSTLNVSSLTFLETSEYD; from the exons atggtCGGACCAATTCGGCCACAATTTGTTCTGTTTGGTTCTTCCATTGTTCAGCTCAGTTTTTTGAAAGAAGGTTGGGGTGCTATTCTTTCTCACTTGTATTCTCGCAAG GCTGATATAGTTCTGCGAGGATACTCTGGTTGGAATACAAGGCGCGCTGTGCAGGTTCTAGATACAATTTTTCCCAAG AATGCCACCGAGCAACCTTCGTTGATAATAGTGTACTTCGGTGGTAATGATTCTATTCTTTCACATCCAAGTGGCCTTGGTCAACATGTACCTCTCCAAGAATAcattgaaaatatgaagaagaTTGCTAACCATCTCAAG AGCCTGTCAAAGAAGACTCGCCTTATATTTCTCAGTGCTCCTCCTGTCAATGAGGCACAAATTTATGGAAACAG TTGTATAAAGAAGCCGCCAAGGAATAATGAATCCTGTCGAATATATTCAGAAGCATGTTTGGAGCTATGTCGCGAGATGAATATCAAGGCCATTGATCTGTGGTCTTTACTCCAGAAAAGGGATGACTGGCGAGATGTTTGCTTCAC GGATGGAATTCATCTGACATCCGAGGGTAGCAAGATAGTGGTAAAAGAGATACTTAATGTTCTCAAAGAAGCAGATTGGGAACCTTGCTTGCATTGGAAGTCACTGCCAAATGAATTTGGAGAAGATTCACCCTATGATCCACTTGGCCCAGATGAAAAATCAACTTTGAATGTTTCCAGCTTGACCTTCCTGGAAACTTCAGAATATGATTGA